Proteins encoded together in one Bacteroides ovatus window:
- a CDS encoding DUF4827 domain-containing protein translates to MKKLVFLFLSLLTAGSLFQACDNSKTYAEMLEDEKNAVNKFIKDNDIRVISLEEFERDTITASKEAGNGYDEYVAFSNGVYMQIVDRGGKEDKNGVEVINEVDTFANNNVICTRYVEQDMMTGDTTCFNVPLEKWMDISEYYKSPLTFRYVQNSSTVYGIVLSGDFDYDYLWTVANGYGTAIPSGWLIALPYLRNNAHVRLIVPSKMGHTTAQQYVNPYFYDIRKFEKAKS, encoded by the coding sequence ATGAAGAAACTTGTATTTTTATTTCTCTCTTTGTTAACCGCCGGAAGTCTGTTCCAGGCATGCGACAATTCGAAGACTTATGCAGAAATGCTGGAAGACGAGAAAAATGCGGTGAATAAGTTCATCAAAGATAATGATATCCGTGTCATTTCACTGGAAGAGTTTGAACGGGATACGATTACAGCTTCTAAAGAAGCGGGGAATGGATATGACGAATACGTTGCTTTCTCCAATGGCGTATATATGCAGATCGTAGATCGTGGAGGAAAAGAGGATAAGAATGGAGTTGAAGTTATTAATGAGGTAGATACTTTTGCTAACAATAATGTCATTTGTACCCGCTATGTAGAACAGGATATGATGACAGGAGATACTACATGTTTCAATGTTCCTTTGGAAAAATGGATGGATATTTCTGAATATTATAAGTCTCCATTAACATTCCGTTATGTGCAAAACTCATCTACTGTTTATGGAATCGTTTTATCTGGTGATTTTGATTATGACTATTTGTGGACAGTTGCTAATGGTTATGGAACTGCAATTCCATCCGGATGGCTGATTGCTTTACCATATTTGCGTAATAATGCCCATGTACGCCTAATTGTACCTTCTAAGATGGGACATACAACTGCACAACAATATGTCAATCCTTATTTCTATGATATCCGGAAGTTCGAGAAAGCAAAAAGCTAA
- a CDS encoding ComEC/Rec2 family competence protein yields MSTFYIHRYPYIRLIIPWITGVFCGDHFFDRSWEPFWSVLAFGLCIALLFVLYFLKRHSLRWCFGLAVSILCFIGGWLGITWQLQHAVYSFPEEETVYRVLITDAPQAKEHTYLCQTLLKERRDTAGTYPIERAVILYLQQDSVVTRLKSGDELLISARISPPLNNRNFDEFDYARFLMRKGISGTGYVASGKWTKQDGMNNLDLKSIASSCRRRMISLYQKLGFSGDELAVLSALTIGDKTELSDSVRESYSVAGASHILALSGLHIGLLYTLLFFILKPIARRGNIGRAIRSVLLLILLWAFAFFTGLSPSVVRSVSMFSILAMADMVGRQPLSLNTLAAAAWLMLFCNPAWLFDVGFQLSFLAVASILLIQKPIYHLITVKGRIGKYIWGLMSVSVAAQIGTAPLVMFYFSRFSVHFLLTNLVVIPFITIILYAAVIMLLLTPLSWLQIVVAEGVKKLLEGLNFFVRWVEQLPYASIDGIWLYQSEILGIYIVGFLLTYYFMNRRYRNLLICLFSILLLGTYHSTLYWLDRPRTSLVFYNVRGCPAVHCIESDGRSWINYVDTISNEKRLKRMAANYWKHHHLLPPKEITADCRYMELNRQQQIISYHGCHICVINDNHWRNKTTVSPLYIQYLYLCKGYDGHLEELTRIFSFSYVILDASLSEYRRHLLESECKQSGLRFISLSDEGSVRFLL; encoded by the coding sequence TTGAGTACTTTTTACATCCATCGATATCCCTATATACGCCTGATTATCCCTTGGATAACAGGCGTTTTTTGTGGAGATCATTTTTTTGACCGTTCATGGGAACCTTTTTGGAGTGTTCTAGCCTTTGGACTTTGTATTGCTTTATTGTTTGTTCTTTATTTCCTGAAACGCCATTCATTGCGATGGTGCTTTGGATTAGCAGTCTCTATCCTTTGTTTTATAGGAGGATGGCTTGGAATAACTTGGCAATTACAACACGCTGTCTACTCTTTTCCGGAAGAAGAAACAGTGTATCGGGTTTTAATAACGGATGCACCTCAAGCGAAAGAACATACCTACCTCTGCCAGACATTATTAAAGGAACGTCGTGATACTGCCGGCACATATCCGATAGAACGTGCTGTAATTCTTTATCTACAGCAAGATTCGGTCGTTACCCGGTTGAAAAGTGGAGATGAACTGCTGATTTCTGCCCGTATTTCTCCCCCTCTCAACAATCGGAACTTTGATGAATTTGATTATGCCCGCTTCCTGATGCGGAAAGGAATCAGTGGAACAGGATATGTTGCATCCGGGAAATGGACAAAACAGGACGGGATGAATAACCTTGATCTCAAAAGTATAGCCAGCTCTTGCCGAAGAAGGATGATTTCACTTTATCAGAAACTGGGATTTTCCGGTGATGAACTGGCTGTACTTTCAGCACTGACCATAGGAGACAAAACGGAATTAAGTGATTCGGTTCGTGAGAGTTATTCGGTGGCCGGTGCAAGTCATATTCTAGCTCTATCCGGTTTGCATATCGGGCTTTTATATACACTGCTCTTTTTCATACTGAAACCTATTGCCCGAAGAGGAAATATAGGTAGAGCTATACGTTCTGTTCTTCTTCTTATCCTATTATGGGCTTTTGCCTTTTTCACAGGACTTTCTCCTTCGGTAGTACGCTCGGTCAGTATGTTTTCAATTTTAGCAATGGCAGATATGGTTGGTCGCCAACCGCTATCTCTAAATACATTGGCGGCAGCTGCATGGTTGATGCTATTCTGTAATCCGGCATGGTTGTTTGATGTTGGTTTCCAGCTCTCTTTCCTTGCTGTTGCTTCCATCCTATTGATTCAAAAACCAATCTATCACCTGATTACGGTGAAAGGTAGAATAGGAAAATATATTTGGGGACTGATGAGTGTGTCTGTTGCTGCACAAATAGGAACGGCTCCGCTTGTTATGTTTTATTTTTCCCGGTTCTCTGTACATTTTCTATTGACGAACTTGGTTGTTATTCCTTTCATTACGATTATCCTGTATGCTGCTGTCATTATGCTTCTTCTGACTCCTCTTTCGTGGCTTCAGATCGTAGTGGCCGAAGGTGTTAAGAAACTATTGGAAGGACTTAACTTCTTCGTCCGATGGGTGGAACAGCTTCCTTACGCTTCTATAGATGGAATCTGGCTTTATCAGTCAGAAATATTGGGTATCTATATCGTTGGCTTTTTGTTAACCTATTATTTCATGAACCGTCGATACCGGAATTTATTGATTTGTCTTTTTTCTATCTTATTACTGGGGACTTATCATTCAACATTATATTGGCTAGATCGTCCCCGGACAAGCCTGGTCTTTTATAACGTGCGCGGTTGCCCTGCAGTACATTGCATTGAGAGCGATGGACGTTCCTGGATAAACTATGTAGATACTATCTCCAATGAAAAACGTCTGAAGCGCATGGCTGCTAACTATTGGAAGCATCATCATCTTCTGCCTCCCAAAGAAATAACTGCCGATTGCCGGTATATGGAACTTAATCGTCAGCAGCAGATTATATCCTATCATGGCTGTCATATTTGTGTAATAAATGATAACCATTGGCGGAACAAAACCACCGTTTCTCCGTTATATATTCAGTATCTTTACTTATGCAAAGGATATGACGGACATCTGGAAGAGCTCACCCGAATCTTTTCTTTCTCTTACGTCATATTGGACGCATCTCTCTCGGAATACCGCAGACACCTCCTTGAAAGCGAATGCAAGCAATCCGGTCTGCGGTTTATCTCGCTATCCGACGAAGGTTCTGTCCGCTTTTTGCTCTAA
- a CDS encoding chloride channel protein: MKGEKLSLLQRCIKWREANIKEKQFILILSFLVGIFTAFAALILKFFIHQIQNFLTDNFNATEANYLYLVYPVVGIFLAGWFVRNIVKDDISHGVTKILYAISRRQGRIKRHNIWSSTIASAITIGFGGSVGAEAPIVLTGSAIGSNLGSVFKMEHRTLMLLVGCGAAGAIAGIFKAPIAGLVFTLEVLMIDLTMSSLLPLLISAVTAATVSYIITGTEAMFKFHLDQAFELERIPFVILLGIFCGLISLYFTRAMNSVEGVFGKLNNPYKKLAFGGVMLSILIFLFPPLYGEGYDTINLLLNGTSAAEWDTVMNNSMFYGYGNLLLVYLMLIILLKVFASSATNGGGGCGGIFAPSLYLGCIAGFVFSHFSNDFAFSAYLPEKNFALMGMAGVMSGVMHAPLTGVFLIAELTGGYDLFLPLMIVSVSSYLTIIAFEPHSIYSMRLAKKGQLLTHHKDKAVLTLMKMENVVEKDFVVVHPEMDLGELVKAIAASHRNVFPVTDKKTGELLGIVLLDDIRNIMFRQELYHRFTVNKLMTSAPAKIFDTDGMEQVMQTFDDTKAWNLPVVDEEGRYQGFVSKSKIFNSYRQVLVHFSED, from the coding sequence ATGAAGGGAGAAAAACTTAGTTTATTACAGCGTTGCATCAAATGGCGGGAAGCGAATATAAAGGAGAAGCAATTTATTCTGATATTAAGTTTCCTGGTCGGAATTTTCACAGCGTTTGCCGCATTAATATTGAAATTCTTTATCCATCAGATACAGAATTTCCTAACTGATAATTTTAATGCAACGGAAGCTAACTACCTGTATTTGGTATATCCGGTAGTCGGGATTTTTCTTGCAGGTTGGTTTGTTCGTAATATTGTAAAGGATGACATCAGCCATGGAGTCACCAAAATTCTATATGCTATTTCCCGTAGACAGGGACGTATCAAGCGACATAATATCTGGTCCTCTACCATTGCCAGTGCGATCACCATCGGGTTTGGTGGATCGGTTGGAGCAGAGGCGCCGATTGTACTGACAGGTTCGGCAATCGGTTCCAATTTAGGGAGTGTATTCAAGATGGAGCACCGCACGCTGATGTTGCTCGTCGGCTGTGGCGCGGCAGGTGCGATTGCCGGCATTTTTAAAGCTCCGATTGCGGGATTGGTATTTACATTGGAAGTTTTGATGATCGACCTGACCATGTCCTCTTTACTTCCCCTGCTGATTTCTGCCGTGACAGCGGCAACCGTTTCATATATAATCACCGGTACGGAGGCTATGTTTAAGTTTCATCTGGATCAGGCATTCGAACTGGAGCGTATTCCTTTTGTTATTTTACTGGGAATTTTTTGCGGACTGATTTCATTGTACTTTACGCGTGCCATGAATTCGGTGGAAGGTGTCTTTGGTAAACTCAACAACCCTTATAAGAAACTGGCTTTCGGTGGTGTGATGTTGAGTATATTGATCTTCCTTTTCCCGCCTCTTTATGGTGAAGGATATGATACCATTAATCTTTTGCTGAATGGAACGTCTGCGGCAGAGTGGGATACGGTCATGAACAATTCTATGTTTTATGGCTATGGCAATTTGCTGCTGGTTTATCTGATGCTGATTATTCTGCTGAAGGTCTTTGCTTCCAGTGCAACGAATGGTGGCGGTGGTTGTGGTGGTATCTTTGCGCCTTCGCTTTATTTGGGATGTATCGCCGGGTTTGTCTTTTCTCATTTTAGCAATGACTTTGCTTTCTCCGCTTATTTGCCGGAAAAGAATTTTGCATTGATGGGGATGGCGGGAGTGATGAGTGGCGTTATGCATGCTCCGTTGACAGGGGTGTTCCTGATCGCCGAATTGACAGGGGGATATGACTTATTTCTTCCGTTGATGATTGTATCTGTAAGTTCATATCTGACCATTATAGCTTTCGAACCTCATAGTATCTATTCGATGCGTTTAGCTAAGAAGGGACAGTTGCTTACACACCATAAGGATAAAGCCGTGTTGACGTTGATGAAGATGGAGAATGTGGTGGAGAAAGATTTCGTTGTCGTACATCCGGAAATGGATTTGGGCGAATTAGTGAAAGCAATTGCTGCTTCCCATCGAAATGTCTTCCCGGTGACAGATAAAAAAACAGGTGAATTGTTAGGTATTGTACTTCTTGACGACATTCGTAACATCATGTTCCGGCAAGAACTTTATCACCGTTTCACTGTTAATAAATTAATGACATCTGCCCCTGCCAAGATATTTGATACGGATGGAATGGAACAGGTGATGCAGACGTTTGATGATACGAAAGCCTGGAATCTTCCGGTAGTGGATGAAGAAGGGCGATATCAGGGATTTGTTTCTAAATCGAAGATATTTAATTCATACCGGCAAGTATTGGTACATTTCTCTGAAGACTAA
- the glmM gene encoding phosphoglucosamine mutase, giving the protein MTLIKSISGIRGTIGGGAGEGLNPLDIVKFTSAYATLIRRTCKAKSNKIVVGRDARISGEMVKNVVVGTLMGMGWDVVDIDLASTPTTELAVTMEGACGGIILTASHNPKQWNALKLLNEHGEFLNAAEGNEVLRISEAEEFDYADVDHLGSYRKDLTYNQKHIDSVLALDLVDVEAIKKADFRVAIDCVNSVGGIILPELLERLGVKHVEKLYCEPTGNFQHNPEPLEKNLGDIMNLMKGGKADVAFVVDPDVDRLAMICENGVMYGEEYTLVTVADYVLKHTPGNTVSNLSSTRALRDVTRKYGMEYSASAVGEVNVVTKMKATNAVIGGEGNGGVIYPASHYGRDALVGIALFLSHLAHEGKKVSELRATYPPYFIAKNRVDLTPEIDVDAILAKVKEIYKNEEINDIDGVKIDFADKWVHLRKSNTEPIIRVYSEASTMEAAEEIGQKIMDVINELAK; this is encoded by the coding sequence ATGACTCTAATCAAATCTATCTCTGGAATCCGCGGAACTATTGGCGGAGGAGCGGGAGAAGGACTGAACCCGCTTGACATTGTAAAATTCACCTCGGCTTATGCTACTTTGATTCGTAGAACCTGCAAGGCAAAGAGTAATAAGATTGTTGTGGGACGTGATGCCCGCATTTCCGGTGAAATGGTAAAAAACGTAGTAGTCGGCACATTGATGGGAATGGGCTGGGATGTAGTAGACATTGATCTTGCTTCTACCCCGACCACAGAACTTGCTGTAACAATGGAAGGCGCCTGTGGCGGTATTATCCTGACAGCTTCTCATAACCCGAAACAGTGGAACGCACTAAAATTGCTGAATGAACATGGTGAATTTCTGAATGCAGCCGAAGGCAACGAAGTACTTCGTATTTCTGAAGCTGAAGAATTTGACTATGCCGATGTCGACCATCTGGGATCTTACCGCAAAGACCTGACTTATAATCAGAAACATATCGACAGTGTATTGGCTCTTGACCTGGTAGATGTAGAAGCTATCAAAAAAGCTGATTTCCGGGTAGCTATTGACTGTGTAAACTCGGTAGGCGGTATCATTCTTCCCGAACTTCTTGAACGTTTAGGTGTGAAACATGTAGAGAAACTCTACTGTGAACCTACCGGAAACTTCCAGCACAACCCCGAACCGCTTGAAAAGAACCTCGGTGACATCATGAACTTAATGAAAGGTGGAAAGGCCGATGTAGCTTTTGTTGTAGACCCCGATGTTGACCGTCTGGCAATGATCTGCGAGAATGGCGTAATGTACGGTGAAGAATATACACTGGTTACTGTTGCCGACTATGTACTGAAACATACCCCCGGTAACACTGTTTCTAATTTGAGCTCTACTCGTGCTTTGCGTGATGTAACTCGCAAGTATGGAATGGAATACAGCGCTTCTGCCGTAGGCGAAGTAAATGTTGTAACGAAGATGAAAGCAACCAATGCCGTTATCGGCGGTGAGGGAAATGGTGGAGTAATTTATCCTGCTAGTCACTACGGACGTGATGCATTGGTAGGCATCGCATTATTCCTTAGCCATCTGGCTCACGAAGGAAAAAAGGTTAGCGAGCTCCGTGCTACTTATCCTCCTTACTTCATTGCTAAAAACCGTGTAGACTTGACTCCGGAAATCGATGTAGATGCTATCCTTGCCAAAGTGAAGGAAATCTATAAGAACGAAGAAATCAACGATATCGACGGTGTGAAAATAGACTTTGCCGACAAATGGGTGCATTTGCGCAAGAGTAATACAGAACCGATCATCCGTGTGTATAGTGAAGCTTCTACTATGGAAGCTGCCGAGGAAATCGGTCAGAAGATAATGGATGTGATTAATGAATTAGCAAAATAA
- the tnpB gene encoding IS66 family insertion sequence element accessory protein TnpB (TnpB, as the term is used for proteins encoded by IS66 family insertion elements, is considered an accessory protein, since TnpC, encoded by a neighboring gene, is a DDE family transposase.) yields MYSLTSANRYYLYQGFVRMNLGIDGLFKIIRSEMKDLSPVSGDIFLFFGKNRQSVKILRWDGDGFLLYYKRLEGGSFELPTFNPNTGNYEISYQVLSFILNGVSLKSVRLRKRFRI; encoded by the coding sequence ATGTATTCTCTAACATCAGCCAATCGATACTATCTGTACCAGGGCTTTGTTCGTATGAACCTTGGCATTGACGGTTTATTCAAAATTATACGATCGGAAATGAAGGACTTGTCTCCCGTTTCCGGAGATATCTTTTTATTCTTTGGTAAAAACCGACAAAGTGTAAAAATACTGCGTTGGGATGGCGATGGCTTTCTTCTGTACTACAAGCGCCTCGAAGGTGGAAGTTTTGAGTTACCGACATTTAACCCCAATACAGGTAATTACGAGATTTCTTATCAGGTTTTGTCTTTTATCTTAAATGGAGTGTCATTAAAGTCTGTACGGTTGAGAAAGCGTTTTAGGATCTAA
- the rpe gene encoding ribulose-phosphate 3-epimerase yields MKPIIAPSILSADFGYLAKDIEMVNRSEAEWVHIDIMDGVFVPNISFGFPVLKYVAKLSQKPLDVHLMIVNPEKFIPEVKALGAHTMNVHYEACPHLHRVIQQIREAGMQPAVTINPATPVALLQDIIRDVYMVLIMSVNPGFGGQKFIEHSVEKVRELRALIERTGSKALIEVDGGVNLETGARLVEAGADALVAGNAVFAAPDPEAMIRQLHEL; encoded by the coding sequence ATGAAACCGATTATCGCTCCTTCCATTCTTTCTGCCGATTTTGGATATTTGGCAAAGGATATTGAAATGGTAAACCGCAGTGAAGCGGAGTGGGTACATATTGATATTATGGACGGAGTATTTGTTCCGAACATATCATTTGGCTTTCCGGTACTGAAATATGTGGCGAAGTTAAGCCAGAAACCGCTGGATGTGCATTTGATGATTGTGAATCCGGAAAAGTTTATTCCGGAGGTAAAAGCGTTGGGCGCCCATACGATGAATGTGCATTATGAAGCTTGCCCGCATTTGCATCGGGTGATTCAACAAATCAGAGAAGCTGGGATGCAGCCTGCTGTAACTATCAATCCAGCCACTCCTGTAGCTCTTTTACAAGATATTATCCGGGATGTATATATGGTGCTTATCATGAGCGTGAATCCGGGATTTGGCGGACAGAAGTTTATCGAACATTCAGTAGAAAAAGTTCGTGAGCTGCGTGCCCTGATTGAACGGACAGGTTCGAAAGCGCTCATTGAAGTAGACGGTGGGGTGAATCTGGAAACAGGTGCCCGCTTGGTTGAGGCGGGAGCCGATGCGTTAGTGGCTGGTAATGCTGTCTTTGCGGCACCCGATCCGGAGGCGATGATTCGTCAGTTGCACGAACTGTAA
- a CDS encoding L-threonylcarbamoyladenylate synthase, translated as MIEDIKKACQVMNEGGVILYPTDTVWGIGCDATNEEAVRRVYEIKKRADSKAMLVLVDSPVKVDFYVQDVPDVAWDLIEVADKPLTIIYSGARNLASNLLAEDGSVGIRVTNEDFSRRLCQQFRKAIVSTSANVSGQPGAANFSEISDEIKSAVDYIVGFRQDDMSRPRPSSIIKLEKGGVIKIIRE; from the coding sequence ATGATAGAAGATATTAAAAAAGCCTGTCAGGTGATGAATGAAGGAGGAGTGATCCTTTATCCCACCGATACCGTATGGGGTATAGGCTGTGATGCGACTAATGAAGAGGCTGTACGCCGCGTGTATGAGATTAAGAAGCGCGCTGACAGCAAGGCTATGCTGGTCTTGGTAGACTCTCCGGTTAAAGTAGATTTTTATGTACAGGATGTGCCTGATGTTGCATGGGATTTGATTGAAGTTGCCGACAAGCCGTTGACGATTATTTATTCCGGAGCACGTAACTTAGCATCGAATTTGCTGGCCGAGGATGGTAGTGTAGGGATTCGGGTGACGAATGAAGATTTTTCCAGACGACTCTGTCAGCAGTTCCGTAAAGCAATCGTTTCTACTTCGGCTAATGTCAGCGGGCAGCCGGGTGCGGCTAATTTTAGCGAAATCAGTGATGAAATCAAATCGGCGGTAGATTATATCGTTGGCTTTCGCCAGGACGATATGAGCCGGCCGAGACCCTCAAGTATTATTAAGTTGGAAAAAGGTGGAGTGATAAAGATAATTCGCGAATAA
- the fmt gene encoding methionyl-tRNA formyltransferase has protein sequence MKKEDLRIVYMGTPDFAVEALRQLVEGGYNVVGVITMPDKPAGRGHKIQYSPVKQYALEQNLPLLQPERLKDEVFVEALREWKADLQIVVAFRMLPEVVWNMPRLGTFNLHASLLPQYRGAAPINWAVINGDTETGITTFFLKHEIDTGEVIQQVHVPIADTDNVEVVHDKLMVLGGKLVLETVDAILNGTVKPIPQEEMAVVGELRPAPKIFKETCRIDWNQPVKKIYDFIRGLSPYPAAWSELITSEEGAAVVVKIFESEKIYESHQLATGTIVTDGKKFMKVAVPDGFVSILSLQLPGKKRLKIDELLRGYHLEDGCLMK, from the coding sequence ATGAAAAAAGAAGATTTAAGAATAGTATATATGGGGACTCCCGATTTTGCGGTAGAGGCCCTGCGTCAATTAGTAGAAGGCGGTTATAATGTAGTGGGTGTGATTACAATGCCCGATAAGCCTGCCGGACGCGGACATAAGATCCAGTATTCTCCTGTAAAGCAATATGCGCTTGAACAAAATTTACCGTTACTTCAACCGGAAAGGTTAAAAGATGAGGTTTTTGTAGAAGCATTGCGTGAATGGAAGGCGGACTTGCAGATTGTAGTTGCTTTTCGTATGTTGCCGGAAGTGGTATGGAATATGCCACGACTGGGTACGTTCAATCTTCATGCTTCTTTGCTTCCTCAATACCGTGGAGCTGCCCCCATTAATTGGGCGGTTATCAATGGTGATACGGAAACTGGAATTACTACTTTCTTTTTGAAACACGAGATAGACACCGGAGAAGTCATTCAGCAAGTACATGTACCTATTGCAGATACGGATAATGTGGAAGTGGTACATGATAAGTTGATGGTACTGGGAGGAAAACTGGTTCTTGAAACGGTAGACGCTATATTGAATGGAACGGTAAAACCGATTCCTCAAGAAGAAATGGCGGTTGTCGGTGAACTTCGTCCTGCTCCGAAGATCTTTAAAGAAACCTGTCGGATTGACTGGAATCAGCCGGTGAAGAAGATATATGATTTTATCCGTGGATTATCACCTTATCCTGCTGCTTGGAGTGAACTGATTACTTCTGAAGAAGGAGCAGCAGTGGTCGTGAAGATATTTGAAAGCGAGAAGATTTATGAATCACATCAATTAGCTACAGGAACAATTGTGACCGATGGAAAGAAATTCATGAAAGTAGCTGTACCGGATGGATTTGTATCTATTCTTTCTTTACAGCTTCCCGGTAAAAAACGTCTGAAAATAGATGAATTGCTTCGTGGATATCACCTGGAAGATGGTTGTCTGATGAAGTAA
- a CDS encoding DHH family phosphoesterase codes for MLTKVIEQAKIDHFTKWFERADKIVIVSHVSPDGDAIGSSLGLYHFLDSQEKTVNVIVPNAFPDFLRWMPGSKDILLYDRYKDFADKLIAEADVICCLDFNALKRIDDMADAVAASPARKIMIDHHLYPEDFCKIVMSYPKISSTSELIFRLICRMGYFSDISKEGAECIYTGMMTDTGGFTYNSNNREIYFIISELLSKGIDKDDIYRKVYNTYSESRLRLMGYVLSNMTVYSESNSALITLTKAEQSKFNYIKGDSEGFVNIPLSIKNVCFSCFLREDTEKPMIKISLRSVGTFPCNQLAAEFFHGGGHLNASGGEFFGTMEEAKAVFEKALEKYKPLLTAKS; via the coding sequence ATGTTGACGAAAGTAATTGAACAAGCCAAAATAGACCATTTTACTAAATGGTTTGAACGAGCTGACAAAATAGTAATTGTATCTCATGTTTCTCCTGACGGCGATGCTATCGGTTCTTCATTGGGATTATATCATTTTTTAGATTCACAAGAGAAAACAGTAAACGTAATTGTGCCGAATGCTTTTCCCGATTTTCTGCGGTGGATGCCGGGCAGTAAGGATATCCTGTTGTATGACCGTTACAAAGACTTTGCAGATAAATTGATCGCCGAAGCAGACGTCATCTGTTGCCTCGATTTCAATGCACTGAAGCGTATCGACGATATGGCAGATGCTGTGGCCGCTTCTCCGGCACGTAAAATAATGATCGATCATCATTTATATCCCGAAGATTTCTGTAAGATAGTAATGTCCTATCCCAAAATATCTTCTACTTCCGAACTGATATTTCGTCTCATCTGCCGTATGGGATATTTCAGTGATATCTCTAAGGAAGGCGCAGAATGTATCTACACAGGGATGATGACAGATACCGGTGGGTTCACCTATAACTCGAACAACCGGGAGATTTATTTTATCATTAGCGAACTCCTTTCTAAAGGAATCGATAAAGATGATATTTATCGTAAGGTGTACAACACCTATTCGGAGAGCCGTTTACGTTTGATGGGATATGTATTATCGAACATGACTGTGTATTCGGAATCTAATTCGGCTCTAATCACCCTGACAAAAGCAGAGCAAAGCAAATTTAACTATATAAAAGGCGATAGCGAAGGCTTTGTTAATATTCCCCTTTCCATTAAAAATGTCTGTTTCTCTTGCTTCTTGAGGGAAGATACCGAGAAACCGATGATTAAAATATCCCTTCGTTCAGTAGGAACCTTCCCATGCAATCAGTTAGCTGCCGAATTCTTCCATGGAGGAGGCCACTTGAATGCTTCGGGCGGTGAATTTTTCGGAACGATGGAAGAGGCAAAAGCGGTCTTTGAGAAAGCGCTTGAGAAATATAAACCTTTACTAACAGCGAAAAGCTAA